The following are from one region of the Silene latifolia isolate original U9 population chromosome 9, ASM4854445v1, whole genome shotgun sequence genome:
- the LOC141599392 gene encoding auxin-responsive protein SAUR21-like — protein MLRARLPSIISNAKQMLKLHQKGVPKGHIAVYVGETEMKRFVVPLTYLSHPSFQDLLRHAEEEFGFNHPMGGLTIPCKEEAFINVTSQLNSF, from the coding sequence ATGTTGCGAGCAAGGTTGCCTTCAATCATCTCTAATGCAAAGCAAATGCTCAAATTACATCAGAAAGGAGTTCCAAAGGGACATATTGCAGTTTATGTAGGAGAAACTGAAATGAAGAGATTTGTTGTCCCACTAACATACCTGAGCCACCCTTCATTCCAGGATTTACTCAGACACGCTGAAGAAGAATTCGGTTTCAATCATCCGATGGGTGGTCTAACAATTCCTTGCAAAGAGGAAGCATTCATCAATGTCACCAGTCAATTGAATtctttttaa